In the genome of Triticum urartu cultivar G1812 chromosome 5, Tu2.1, whole genome shotgun sequence, one region contains:
- the LOC125508282 gene encoding F-box protein At3g12350, with product MPPPLKHQHTPISSGILEGNPNPSSCTMATSLVAAAETALEDLPEDALLAILAFLAPADAAAAACTCRALFAAASSPALPLALALRLGLPPPRPSPEACPASVRRLFRSLHRLRRLLGLWRRLPSSHSGSPSLVAFEWAPRATLAASLLAPSKRGLAVSKSPFVTLSVAESGDTVAALGEVPVCVNFVGDNHIVVEAASGEDEEEGMEGGSPPEEMYMHFANRRSPGAGRRRRERQGRRKGGRMEPEHFVRIPDAEPTKARPLQGLWKGVCENKTLEFYIISYDDIGGVTCRRVSENRGQNSGYSPVFWTTDATFLEPPFSEQELDRYSCLEHIQVVTCGHTETWNKAVSRILCINSSFDLVHPHLLAPFDDTSNVEGRIWLYEDGTFGFGFTGSNSIIDLNHVSMDGCIIDTSY from the exons ATGCCACCGCCTCTCAAGCACCAACACACGCCGATCTCATCGGGAATACTCGAAGGAAATCCTAACCCTAGCTCTTGCACCATGGCGACCTCactggtggcggcggcggagacgGCGCTGGAGGATCTGCCGGAGGATGCGCTGCTCGCGATCCTGGCCTTCCTCGCGCCGGccgacgctgccgccgccgcctgcacCTGTCGCGCCCTCTTCGCCGCGGCGTCTTCCCCGGCGCTCCCGCTCGCGCTCGCGCTCCGCCTCGGCCTCCCGCCCCCGCGGCCCTCCCCGGAGGCCTGCCCGGCCTCCGTGCGTCGCCTCTTCCGCTCCCTCCACCGGCTACGCCGCCTCCTCGGCCTTTGGCGCCGCCTCCCCTCCTCCCACTCCGGCTCGCCATCCCTCGTCGCGTTCGAGTGGGCTCCGCGCGCCACTCTCGCGGCCTCCCTCCTCGCACCCTCCAAGCGCGGCCTCGCCGTCTCCAAGTCCCCTTTTGTGACGCTCTCCGTGGCGGAATCCGGTGACACGGTGGCGGCTCTCGGAGAGGTTCCGGTCTGCGTCAACTTCGTCGGGGACAACCACATTGTGGTGGAGGCGGCGTCGggggaagatgaggaggaggggATGGAAGGAGGATCGCCGCCGGAGGAGATGTATATGCATTTCGCGAACCGTAGGAGCCCCGGGGCAGGGAGGAGAAGGCGGGAGAGGCAGGGAAGGAGGAAAGGTGGTCGAATGGAGCCTGAACACTTTGTGAGGATTCCAGATGCTGAGCCGACCAAAGCGCGGCCGCTGCAGGGCCTGTGGAAG GGTGTATGCGAGAATAAGACTCTGGAATTTTACATTATCAGCTATGACGACATTGGTGGAGTGACTTGTCGACGAGTTAGTGAGAATAGGGGCCAAAACTCAGGCTACTCCCCTGTCTTCTGGACTACAGATGCTACATTTCTTGAACCACCATTCTCTGAACAGGAGCTGGACCGTTATAGTTGCCTTGAGCATATTCAAGTTGTTACTTGTGGCCATACAGAGACATGGAACAAAGCAGTCTCTCGGATATTGTGCATCAATTCAAGTTTTGACCTAGTTCATCCTCATCTGTTAGCTCCCTTCGATGATACCAGTAATGTAGAGGGGAGGATTTGGCTTTATGAAGATGGAACCTTTGGGTTCGGATTCACCGGAAGCAATTCAATTATAGATCTCAACCATGTCTCCATGGATGGTTGTATTATTGATACTTCATACTAA
- the LOC125508284 gene encoding LIM domain-containing protein WLIM1: MATSFQGTTTKCNACDKTVYLVDKLTADNRVYHKACFRCHHCKGTLKLANYNSFEGVLYCRPHFDQLFKRTGSLDKSFEGTPKVVKPERNVGNENAIKVSSAFAGTREKCFGCTKTVYPIERVTVNNTMYHKSCFKCCHGGCTISPSNYIAHEGKLFCKHHHTQLIKEKGNFSQLENDHDKTSQSAGSVDDEDSEY, from the exons ATGGCGACTTCGTTCCAGGGGACGACCACCAAGTGCAACGCCTGCGACAAGACGGTGTACCTCGTCGACAAGCTCACCGCCGACAACCGGGTCTACCACAAGGCCTGCTTCAGGTGCCACCACTGCAAGGGCACCCTCAAG CTCGCGAATTACAACTCGTTCGAAGGAGTGCTCTACTGCAGGCCTCACTTTGACCAGCTCTTCAAGAGGACCGGGAGCCTCGACAAGAGCTTCGAAG GCACTCCAAAGGTTGTCAAGCCGGAAAGGAATGTTGGGAATGAG AATGCTATTAAAGTCTCGAGCGCATTTGCTGGCACCAGAGAGAAATGTTTTGGATGCACCAAGACAGTCTATCCAATTGAGAGG GTTACTGTGAACAACACCATGTACCACAAGAGCTGCTTCAAATGCTGCCATGGAGGGTGCACCATCAGCCCTTCGAATTACATCGCGCATGAGGGCAAGCTCTTCTGCAAGCACCACCACACCCAGCTGATCAAAGAGAAGGGCAATTTCAGCCAGCTCGAGAACGATCACGACAAGACGTCACAGAGTGCCGGGTCAGTGGATGATGAAGACTCGGAGTATTAG